Proteins encoded by one window of Girardinichthys multiradiatus isolate DD_20200921_A chromosome 14, DD_fGirMul_XY1, whole genome shotgun sequence:
- the LOC124881304 gene encoding nephronectin-like isoform X2: MLILVLLSWFWILIQGQSLDLDSWTDQAVLSDGLCRYGNSVECCWGWRRMDWGRCQHLNECGVKPRPCKHRCMNTPGSYKCYCLDGYALQPDGSCRNVRTCYHANCQYGCEVMKGEVRCTCPSPGLRLGPDRRSCVDIDECALGGVMCPRHRKCFNTFGSFFCKCHLGFKLTYINGRYACIDKDTRPFCSLNASSPKCRCKDGSCKGILKVILEPHRPRTTTPITTTATTSTTATTSTTKPTTTITTTTTPTTIPTTIPTTRTSTTLTATSTTVSSTAYPTTVALTTTIIATTWTATSTVAMTTKTLTTLPATTVTTTPPTVPATTAQTTPTPEASTTALTTPPPPPAPPTTAPVVATATTMLPTTLVTTTLNNRINKDVTQRQRGDVQIPRQPGHNHVWEFEIELGNTAEDAGDNPEFGDLHCSFDRGLCDWISDREGDLHWEAVDSPAGGRYLSVPELKAGQRSNRGARLAVDIVPLLNQGDMCFSFSHWLTGHHVGVLQLFIRKKGRDQRYGSALWSRTGGHGWRQTQVTLETHSVDKVLLKAERRIGQRGQILVDDVTLRQGACL; encoded by the exons acCTGAACGAATGCGGTGTGAAGCCTCGGCCTTGTAAGCACCGCTGCATGAACACGCCGGGCAGCTACAAGTGTTACTGTCTGGACGGATACGCTCTGCAGCCGGACGGCAGCTGCAGGA ATGTACGGACCTGTTACCATGCCAACTGTCAGTACGGCTGCGAGGTGATGAAGGGCGAGGTGCGGTGTACCTGTCCGTCTCCAGGGTTACGTCTGGGCCCAGACAGACGCTCCTGTGTCG ACATAGACGAGTGTGCGCTGGGCGGAGTCATGTGTCCTCGTCACAGGAAGTGCTTCAACACGTTCGGGAGCTTCTTCTGTAAATGTCACCTGGGCTTCAAGCTGACGTACATCAACGGGCGCTACGCCTGCATCG ATAAGGACACTCGGCCGTTCTGCTCCCTCAACGCTTCTTCTCCAAAGTGCAGGTGTAAAGACGGAAGCTGCAAAG GGATCCTCAAAGTGATTTTAGAGCCGCACAGACCCAGAACTACAACTCCCATCACCACCACTGCCACAACCTCCACGACTGCTACTACATCTACAACCAAACCTACAACTACTATAACCACTACAACCACACCTACCACCATACCTACAACCATACCGACAACCAGAACTTCAACCACTCTCACCGCTACTTCCACCACTGTTTCATCTACAGCTTATCCAACAACTGTTGCCTTGACGACGACTATCATAGCAACAACCTGGACAGCTACCTCTACTGTTGCTATGACGACAAAAACACTAACCACACTGCCTGCCACAACTGTCACTACAACTCCTCCCACTGTCCCAGCAACCACTGCTCAGACCACGCCCACACCTGAGGCTTCCACCACAGCCCTGACtacacctcctcctccccctGCTCCACCCACTACTGCACCTGTGGTTGCCACAGCAACCACAATGCTACCCACCACCTTGGTGACAACCACGCTGAACAACAGAATCAACAAGGACGTGACGCAGAGACAGAGAGGGGACGTCCAAA TACCTCGGCAGCCCGGACACAACCACGTCTGGGAGTTTGAGATCGAGCTGGGAAACACAGCCGAGGACGCTGGGGACAATCCTG aGTTCGGTGATCTCCACTGCAGCTTTGATCGTGGCCTCTGTGACTGGATATCAGACAGAGAGGGAGATCTGCACTGGGAAGCTGTGGACAGTCCTGCAG GTGGGCGGTACCTGTCTGTCCCTGAACTAAAGGCGGGGCAAAGGAGCAACCGAGGCGCCCGATTGGCCGTTGACATAGTCCCTCTGCTGAATCAGGGCGACATGTGTTTCTCCTTCTCCCATTGGTTGACAGGGCACCATGTAGGCGTCCTGCAGCTGTTCATCCGCAAAAAAGGACGGGACCAAAG GTATGGCTCCGCCCTCTGGAGCAGGACAGGTGGACATGGGTGGAGACAGACGCAGGTTACCTTGGAGACACATTCTGTGGACAAA GTACTGTTAAAGGCCGAGCGAAGGATTGGACAACGAGGACAGATACTGGTCGATGATGTCACACTGAGACAAGGGGCGTGTCTATGA